The Nitrospira sp. genome window below encodes:
- a CDS encoding adenylate/guanylate cyclase domain-containing protein — MNDPVAAWLQSLGLDRYRELFEQHAITWDVLPELNDGDLASMGIVLGHRKQLLRAIAQLSQRGESDTATTPAVITAKETTSPSSSRDQAERRQLTVMFCDLVGSTALARRLDPEDLQSSIRRFLETCSEAISRFNGYIAKYMGDGLLVYFGYPHAHEHDAERAVYAGLAVLELVRALPRDSELHQDSDIAARIGIATGPVIVGELMGQDTAKERSVFGETPNLAARLQALAAPNQLIVDSATKRLIGGEFELADQRTVSLKGFDAPVQAWQVLGSKLSASRFESYRAGRLTQFIGREQETALLLGRWREAVEGEGQVVLLCGEAGIGKSRIARNLRDRLAEERYQTIQFQCSPYHTNAALYPVTTYLRQSAGLLDEDSPPTQLHKLEALMADKGLDDRVTVALLADLLSIRGDEQNQLLNLSPDKRKDMTLEALVQYLQRLVHRSPVMLIMEDAHWIDPTTLDLMTRVIDRIRQMRALVLITFRPEFRPVWAEYSHVTLLTLNRLTRRQSAELIATMTGGKVLPQEVQQAVLAKTDGVPLYIEELTENLLQTGLLAEGSDSFTLKAPLREMVIPDSLQALLMERVDRLGPVKEIVQIGATIGREFTYELLYAVVNVSDEELSNALALVVASGLIVQEGERSFARYRFKHALVQEAAYNTLLKKSRRLLHARIAKTVEESFPKHAQLEPELLAYHYEQAGLIGQAVEYWRLAARRDVERSANIEALSHFNRALTLLKELPAGTERDASELALLIARGFPMQRVKGYASQEIERNYLRARELSRENSDSDHHFLAGRGLHVFYLVRGPLTKACTLAEELLAWATHRNNPDLLIRAHETVGFTYSFLGRFDEAKTHLLAAKGLYDSHKHRSQTLVYTQDPGVSARTMLARTLWILGEIDQVDALLQEAIGMARELEHPFTLAFALATGSWIYSTIRDADRTLALSDEAIAISTNYSFEVMLAWATSFQGWALAEKGHEEGLSRLVKGLSAAQAAGASLNNTFTLALLTEIYLRQKHTDEGLGALAEAQQLVHSQGERCWQAELFRLRGELLLEQSTRSTSEAEQCFTEALKIAQDQHARMLELRAATSLAKLLRKLHRVDEAERVLNAACSWFSDRSANPDLVEARTILDQLRR, encoded by the coding sequence ATGAATGATCCCGTCGCTGCATGGCTGCAAAGTCTTGGCCTTGATCGCTATCGAGAGCTGTTTGAGCAGCATGCCATCACCTGGGACGTCTTGCCTGAGCTGAATGACGGCGATTTGGCGTCGATGGGCATCGTGCTTGGCCATCGAAAGCAGCTTTTGCGCGCGATCGCGCAACTGTCGCAACGCGGTGAAAGCGATACTGCCACCACTCCAGCTGTTATTACCGCGAAAGAAACAACGTCACCCTCTTCCAGCCGAGATCAAGCAGAACGACGGCAATTGACCGTCATGTTTTGTGACCTAGTCGGTTCGACGGCGCTGGCTCGTAGGTTGGACCCTGAAGACCTTCAATCATCCATCCGGCGTTTTCTAGAGACTTGTAGTGAGGCGATCAGCCGATTCAACGGCTATATCGCAAAATACATGGGTGACGGACTCTTGGTGTATTTCGGGTACCCCCATGCCCATGAGCACGATGCTGAGCGCGCTGTGTATGCTGGACTGGCCGTGCTGGAGTTGGTCAGGGCCTTGCCACGTGATTCTGAGCTGCACCAGGACAGTGATATCGCGGCGCGAATCGGGATCGCGACGGGTCCCGTCATCGTGGGCGAACTTATGGGGCAAGATACCGCCAAGGAACGATCCGTGTTCGGTGAAACTCCGAATCTGGCTGCCCGTTTGCAGGCGTTGGCCGCACCGAACCAGTTGATCGTGGACTCGGCGACGAAGCGCCTGATCGGGGGTGAGTTCGAGTTGGCAGATCAGAGAACGGTTTCTCTCAAGGGGTTCGACGCACCGGTCCAGGCCTGGCAAGTTCTGGGCAGCAAGCTCTCGGCCAGCCGGTTCGAGTCGTATCGAGCCGGACGCTTAACTCAGTTCATAGGCAGAGAGCAGGAAACGGCGCTGCTTTTAGGTCGTTGGCGGGAAGCGGTGGAGGGTGAAGGGCAGGTTGTCCTTCTCTGTGGTGAGGCCGGCATCGGCAAGTCCCGAATTGCCCGCAACCTGCGTGATCGACTTGCCGAGGAGCGTTACCAGACGATTCAATTTCAATGTTCGCCGTATCACACTAATGCGGCGCTCTATCCGGTGACGACCTATCTACGGCAGTCGGCGGGGCTGCTGGATGAAGATAGCCCCCCGACGCAGCTGCATAAGCTTGAGGCTCTGATGGCTGACAAGGGACTTGACGATCGTGTCACGGTTGCTTTGCTCGCAGATCTGCTTTCGATCCGAGGAGATGAGCAGAACCAGCTGTTGAATCTGTCGCCCGACAAACGCAAGGACATGACTCTGGAAGCACTCGTGCAGTATCTGCAAAGGCTCGTGCATCGTTCCCCTGTGATGCTCATCATGGAGGATGCCCATTGGATCGATCCAACCACGCTGGATCTCATGACGCGAGTCATCGATCGGATCAGGCAGATGCGCGCGTTGGTGCTGATCACCTTTCGTCCGGAGTTCAGGCCGGTGTGGGCGGAATATAGTCACGTCACGTTGCTGACGTTGAATCGGCTTACTCGACGGCAGAGCGCCGAGCTGATTGCAACGATGACCGGTGGAAAAGTGCTTCCGCAGGAGGTGCAACAGGCGGTTCTGGCGAAGACCGACGGCGTACCGCTGTATATCGAAGAGTTGACGGAGAATCTGCTGCAGACGGGATTGCTGGCAGAGGGAAGCGACTCATTCACCCTCAAGGCTCCGTTGAGAGAAATGGTCATTCCGGACAGTCTGCAAGCCTTGCTCATGGAACGGGTGGACCGATTGGGGCCGGTCAAGGAAATCGTTCAGATCGGAGCAACCATTGGGCGGGAATTCACCTATGAGCTGCTGTACGCTGTCGTTAATGTATCGGATGAAGAGCTCTCCAACGCCCTCGCTCTCGTCGTTGCGTCAGGGCTCATTGTGCAGGAGGGAGAACGATCGTTTGCGCGATATCGCTTCAAGCATGCGCTCGTCCAGGAAGCGGCCTATAACACGCTCCTCAAGAAATCTCGCCGGCTCCTCCATGCCCGCATTGCCAAGACAGTGGAAGAGAGCTTTCCCAAACACGCACAGCTGGAACCAGAACTCTTGGCCTATCATTATGAACAAGCAGGATTGATAGGCCAAGCCGTGGAGTATTGGCGTCTTGCAGCCCGGAGAGACGTGGAACGTTCGGCCAATATCGAAGCGTTGAGCCACTTCAATCGCGCGTTGACGTTGCTGAAAGAATTGCCCGCAGGGACGGAGCGTGATGCATCGGAGTTGGCGCTCCTTATTGCGCGAGGGTTCCCTATGCAGAGAGTGAAAGGCTATGCCTCGCAGGAGATCGAGCGTAATTATCTCAGGGCAAGGGAGCTCTCCCGGGAAAACAGCGATTCCGATCACCACTTTCTGGCTGGCCGGGGGTTACACGTTTTCTATCTGGTCAGGGGGCCACTCACCAAGGCCTGCACCTTGGCGGAAGAACTCCTCGCATGGGCGACCCACCGGAACAATCCAGATCTGCTCATTCGCGCGCACGAGACTGTGGGGTTCACCTATTCATTTTTAGGTCGGTTTGACGAAGCCAAGACCCATCTACTCGCTGCGAAGGGGCTGTACGACTCTCATAAACATCGCTCACAGACCCTGGTCTATACTCAAGATCCCGGTGTATCAGCCAGAACCATGCTGGCCAGAACACTCTGGATCTTGGGCGAGATCGATCAGGTCGACGCGCTGTTGCAAGAAGCCATCGGTATGGCAAGGGAGTTGGAACACCCCTTCACGCTGGCCTTTGCCCTCGCGACCGGATCTTGGATCTACTCCACGATCCGCGATGCCGACAGAACCTTGGCCTTATCTGACGAAGCGATTGCTATTTCCACCAACTACTCGTTCGAAGTGATGTTAGCATGGGCGACCTCCTTCCAAGGTTGGGCACTTGCCGAAAAGGGTCATGAGGAAGGTCTGAGCCGGTTAGTGAAGGGACTCTCCGCTGCGCAAGCCGCCGGCGCGAGTCTCAATAATACGTTCACCCTGGCTCTGCTCACAGAGATCTATTTACGACAGAAACATACTGACGAAGGTCTGGGTGCACTTGCGGAGGCGCAGCAACTCGTTCACTCTCAAGGGGAACGTTGTTGGCAGGCGGAACTCTTCCGTCTGAGGGGGGAGTTACTGCTGGAGCAATCCACGCGATCCACTTCTGAGGCGGAACAGTGTTTTACCGAAGCCTTGAAGATCGCGCAGGATCAGCACGCGAGAATGCTGGAACTTCGAGCCGCGACGAGCCTGGCGAAGCTGTTACGAAAATTACATAGAGTGGACGAGGCCGAACGAGTCCTGAATGCCGCCTGCTCTTGGTTTAGCGATCGATCGGCCAACCCCGACTTGGTCGAAGCTCGAACGATCCTTGATCAACTTCGGAGATGA